GTCGGACCAAAATGAGGCGGTCTGATCTGCGGCGTACTTCCTGTTTGCTGTCTCCAGCGTGTTCCGCCCTTACTGCTGTTGCCTAGCAACGGAGCTGCAGCAGACGCTACGACTCGGGGGTTTTGGCCTCCTGGTCAGCGCGTCGGCCTCCggtacccgaggctgcgggttggGGGTCCGGCCCGAGCAGTGACATCAAGAGAAACAAgctttactgcccctttaagtttgaGTTTAATGGAATTCAGACGAAGCTTTAACGTCCGTGTCATCGGATCACGTGAGTTCAGCTCTGAGCTCCTCACTTCACACGAGTGATCGGATCACTGATCTGAACCGAACCGTCGAGACCGAGACCAGACGTGATTCATCCTGTTGCTCTCGAATTGAGTCAGACTGGATGACGGCAACAGTTAAAGGCCTCAGCTGGacgggtggagggggggggggggggggggggggggggggggggggggggggggggggggggtttagagGGAGGTACCACAGGAAGCGGCGCGGGGCGTTCCCTCCATCTGGAAACACTCAGAACACAGAGCATTCCTCCTGACGACGCTCCACAGGCCAacagtgaccacacacacacacacacacccacacacacacacacacacccacaaccccccccccccacacacacacacacaccccccacacacacacacacacacacacacccacaccccccccacacacacacacacacacacccacaccccccccccccacacacacacacacacacacccacacacacacacacacacccacaacccccccccccccacacacacacacacacacacacacacacccacacccccccccccacacacacacacatacacacacacacacacacccacacacacacacacacacacacacacacacacacaccccccccccccacacacacacacacacacacacccacacccccccccccccccacacacacacacacacacacacacacacacacaccccgcagGTTGACGTCAGCAGCATCACTGACAGACGCTGAGGGCTCAGTGAGATCACAGCTACTGAAACTGAGTCATTAACATtcagcagtgacacacacacacacacacacacatacacacacacacacacacacacgttcaacGACCCAACAAGCTGCAACAAATCTCACTCCACCAAATATCATTCCACTAAATAtatttcatcaagatccacGAAACCATAACCATCCATAAAAGGCGCCTGTGGGGACGATTCTGTTTCACAAGATCTTTGATAAGATGTAACACAAAGGTACAAGATCTTGAACCTTTGTGTTACATGTTATCTACACTAAGATCTTCGGCTGCAGGGGGCGGAGCCGGCGTCTGCCACTCGTCATCAGGGGGCGTGGCTTGAAGACACTGACGACTTGCTCGTTAAAAATCGTTTTTTTATCTCGTTTTCACGTCTGGTCGCCGCCGCTCGTCATCACGGTGACTCTCGCTGTTCCCTCatgtctgtttcattttgttctctcctcctccttcttcttcttctggggaTTTAAACGTCAGTGAGTCACCGTTGGATTTGAGCCTTACTTGGATTGTTCAGACTGACCGTGAGCTCGTCTTACTGGGCTTTCAGCCACTGACCCCTCCCTTTGCTCACTGACTCAGTCCCAGTCTGGtctcctggctccgcccctttgtccagatccagaaaagacagacagacagacagacagacagacagacagacagacaggtcaatgTTCTGTACTTCACCAagtttattggaaatctgttcaggagcttttcatcCTCATGTCACCTGAGACGAACACCTGACGCTGCAGGTGTAACctgacgctgtgtgtgtgtgtgtgtgtgtgtgtgtgtgtgtgtgtgtgtgtgtgtgtgtgtgtgtgtgtgtgtgtgtgtgtgtgtgtgtgtgtgtgtgtgtgtgtgtgtgtgtgtgtgtgtgtgtgtgtgtgtgtgtgtgtgtgtgtgtgtgtgtgtgtgtgtgttgtcgtcgtCCAAAAACAGTCAGAGGTGTGTTGCCCTGCAGTGATGTTGTGAGTGTGGACATTAGGGTCTTCAGGTTAAATACTGAGGACGTAATGTGATACAGGAGGcgaacaacacacacgcacacactgcaaacctgacgtgtgtgtgtgtaaagagtgtgtgtgtgtgtaaagagtgTAAAGGACATTTTCAAGGTGACCTTTAAGACCTGGATAAACGTCGAGAGAACGTGCAGCTGAGTCAGAGGTTAAACTTCATTAggattaataatcaataataattaataGTCAGTATGTGTATTAAaggtattaaaacattcttcatacttatttttttcagtcttcaGTGAATATTAAAAGTGAATATAACTAAACAGTAGGAATATTTATCTTTGAAATCAGGTGATATGAACCATGAAGTGCAAAAAGTAGTAAAAGTCAAAATCCCTGGAGGTGTAACACAATGTGGtgatgtgaaacacacacactgaatttagagaaacataaacatataaatGAACTTTCCGTCCTCAGGTTACGACTTCGCCGAGGTCCTGCGCTGGTTCGGCGAGCGGGTCGACCGCATCATCCTGCTGTTCGACGCCCACAAGCTGGACATCTCCGACGAGTTCTCCGAGGCCATCCGGGCCTTCAGGGGCCAGGACGACAAGATCCGGGTCGTCCTCAACAAGGCCGAccaggtaggaggaggaggagcagctaaccgtcagagagcagctgctgccgccgctcaCCTGCCTCAGTctaaaccccgcccccccccccgcccctgtGCTCTCAGGTGGACACGCAGCAGCTGATGCGGGTGTACGGCGCCCTCATGTGGTCACTGGGGAAAGTCATCAACACTCCGGAGGTGGTGAGAGTTTATCTGGGATCGTTCTGGGCCAAACCGCTGCAGAACTCTGAGAACAGGTGAGAGGGACGGTCACTCGCTCGCTCGTTCACTCGTTTATGAATTCACTCActcacctgccccccccccccccccccccccccccccccaggcgaCTGTTCGAGGCCGAGTCTCAGGACCTGTTCCGGGACATCCAGAGTCTTCCGAGGAACGCCGCCCTGCGTAAACTCAACGACCTCATCAAGAGAGCTCGTCTGGCCAaggtgagacaggaagtgaaacgtTGTGATTGGAGTTAACACTTGACGCCTTCGGGAACCAATGGAATTTTGGGAATTCTGGGAATGTGATCCGATGTCGGGGGGATCGAGTGAATGTTTGAGTCACACTGAGCAGTCGAGACGAACACGGACAGAAATCGAAACATCAGTTCTTCCTGAGAAGTGCGACTTGACGTCaagatgtggagagaaaaaaaccagttgttgttgttgtcgggacCTTTTGTCGTTTCCTGCGACGCTCCGAGGAATAAATGAGGAGCGGGTTTGAGACGTTCCTCCGTCAGGTCGTTTGAAGTTCAGAGGAAAACGACTTCCTGCAGGAAGGAAAACCTTTGGTTCAGGAGGGAGTTCACCTGTCTGCTCATTCACCCCCTTCAGAGGAGACTTCATCTCACTTCGcctccttcacttcctgaacGAGCGGTAGAGCCTCAGAATAAACGTGAGATTTCATGAATCAAACCATCTTTTATCACTCGTCAGAAGCGAGCGACAGACGTGGGCGGAGCCTCGAGGACGTTTCCTCACATTTGTTGCAAATGTTCCTTTGAACTGATGAGGTtccaaaggtcaaggtcactgtgacctcacaaaacaccaACTTGGACTTTCAGacgaataaaataaacaataaaattagATTCTctcaatgaataaatacataaataaaataagacccTCTGACATCACACCTGCGTGGTTTTCCCTCCACGTCTTATTTCTGTTCTTCCTTCTTCGACTGATTAATGACACTGCTCTCAAAAGTTCACTgacctcacccctcctctccttccttccttccttccacctCCCATAATGCCCTGGGGCGGTGTGACGGACTCCTCCTCGTCTGATTCCATCCATCAGCTCCGACTCGGCGCCGCTCGGTCTCAAACTGTATATCTGTTAAAACGAGTCTGagaacattaaatattaattgttcagggtttttttgtaccAGAGGACCAACATTTAGTTTAGCTTgtaaatggattttaaaattaTAGGAAAGTCGTGTCAGGATTTTTGAGTAAATTAGCTAAATTTCTCAATGTAGTTTATTATGTAtcgtcctctgacctctgaccccggcGGCGTGGCCTCTCCTCTGACCTTGAGAGGAAACTGTTGTATAAACAGTTTTATTGTTGAacggaggaggggtggggggcgtggcctgtgtgtctgtctatcaaGTTATTATTACAATAACAACGAGAGGTCGCTGATGTCGCCCTGTCCCTCGTACTGCTCCTGTCTCGCCCTCTTGCTGGATCTGATCCAAAATGTCATGGCTTCTTCCTCGGGTCAAGCCCCTCGGCCCAACTTCATGGAAACCAGTTGTGTTGTTTTCGAGTCATCCTGCTGATAAACGAGAGCCAGCGAATATTCTGTCCTTCCACCAGGTTCTCTTTGAACAACAcgaaaagacaacaacatgaaaataaacGTTGCCTTGTTCTCTTGTTCCCTCGTGTCCCCGCGGCTGCAGGTCCACGCCTACATCATCAGCCACCTGAAGAAGGAGATGCCGTCTCTGTTCGGCcgcgagaagaagaaggaggagctTATCATGAGGCTGCCGGAGATCTACACCATCCTGCAGCGGGAGCATCACATCAGCCCTGGGGACTTCCCCAACGTCGCCAAGATGCAGGTAACCAcggaaacacagaaacacacagtcgAGCAAGGAGCgcttgttttgtctctctgcTGAAAAGAAATACACCGCAGAATTGTGGTCACACGAGAATGAGTTTGGAAAGGTTCTGAGCTGAGATTCAAAAGAGATCACGGATCACGCATGTCACGGATCACCGTTATAAGGAGCCGCGAGCCGGAGACGACGGATCCCAAGGTTCATTGGTGTCAGACAGATGTTCTGTTTTGAAGGCAGCAGGGACAGAGTGaaccccactgtgtgtgtgtgtgtgtgtgtgtgtgtgtgtgtgtgttcattcccCAGCTACACTTGTGTTTACTCAGTATTTGGAGAGAGACAATGTGTCCGATTTGACAGTTCCCTGGTGAGATGTGTTcaatgacatacacacacacacacacacacacacacacacacacacacacacacacacctgcagcgcTGCGTCACGTCCTCGTGCAGCTGCGGACCTTCAGCTCTCAGCTGTGTTTTCATCGCCTCCTGCTGGTCGCCAGTTAGAACTTCAGGGTCGGTAACTCCGCGAGCTCGGCCCTGACCTTTAGAAAGTGGCTCGGACATCGACCAATCACTGatcagtctctctcttcttctaaacttgttctgttatttgtttttggtGGAAACAACAGTTGTAGTCGTCAAGGCAACAGAGGTTTATGTTTGTATGAAAGAATCAAACAGGAAACATCTGTCGTTCTGatgacgtctgtgtgtgtgtgtgtgtgtgtgtgtgtgtgtatgtgtgtgtgtgtgtgtgtgtgtgtgtgtgtgtgtgtgtgtgtgtgtgtgtgtgtgtgtgtgtgtgtgtgtgtgtgtgtgtgtgtgtgtgtgtgtgtgtgtgtgtgtgtgtgtgtgtgtgtgtgtgtcgccccctgcaggacaTGCTGCAGCACTACGACTTCAGTAAGTTCCCGTCCCTGAAGGTGAAGCTGATCGAGTCGGTTGACAAGATGTTGGCCACGAAGATCGCCGGTCTGATGGCGATGATCCGAGAGGAGGAGACCAAGGCGCCGCCGGCCATGGTGTCGGGCGGCGCCTTCGAAGGCTCCCAGGACGGGCCTTTCGGCCACGGCTACGGCGAGGGCATCAGCGCCGGGGCGGACGCCGAGGACTGGATCGTGAGCCGTGACAAGCACCGCTACGATGAGATCTTCTACACGCTGATGCCCGTCAACGGCAAGATCACCGGCGTCAATGCCAAGAAGGAGATGACGAACTCGCGGCTGCCCAACACCGTGCTGGGGAAGATCTGGAAGCTGGCCGACCGCGACCAGGACGGCATGCTGGACGACGAGGAGTTCGCCCTGGCGCAGCACCTCATCAAGGTGAAGCTGGAGGGCTACGAGCTGCCCACCGAGCTGCCCCACCACCTGGTGCCACCGTCCCACCGCAAGGACCCCACGGCCGACGCCCTGTACAACCACAGCGAGGACTAGAGCTCCGTCGCCGTGGAGACCGGGTCCACGGGTCTGATGTTCAGACTGACCAAACAAGCAAACGCTCAGAatgttctgctttttatttgGTAAGAGTTTATATATATCGATCATCTCAACGAGTCTCTCggaggcttttattgtgaaagagaACAGTGTCCTCGTGTTTCCTTCCCAAACGTCTCGATGTGTGGAGGCAACGCCGCCGATCAACTTCGTCACACAAACCAGCACCTTCGTCACGTTTGTTTGTCGCCTGCAGCATCACGGGTCCCGACTTCCTGCTGTTCACCGCAGGTTCCTGTTCACTCTGACCTTCAGAATGAAAGCACAGATGTGTCTCAAaacagtgacgtcatcagtcAGAGCAGAATATGGATCAGATACAGTTGATGGATTGACGCTTAATTTCCTTGACGCGACCGTTTCCTCCGCACTGTTCAGGACGTGTTTTTATTTAGAC
The Scophthalmus maximus strain ysfricsl-2021 chromosome 15, ASM2237912v1, whole genome shotgun sequence DNA segment above includes these coding regions:
- the ehd4 gene encoding EH domain-containing protein 4, encoding MFSWVKQEQGRNKDGEMYQTVTEGLQSLYTRKLLPLEDTYLFHDFHSPALEAADFQSKPMVLLVGQYSTGKTTFIRYLLEQDFPGMRIGPEPTTDGFIAVMYGENEGVVPGNALVVDPKKPFRKLNAFGNSFLNRFICSQMPNQVLQSISIIDTPGILSGEKQRISRGYDFAEVLRWFGERVDRIILLFDAHKLDISDEFSEAIRAFRGQDDKIRVVLNKADQVDTQQLMRVYGALMWSLGKVINTPEVVRVYLGSFWAKPLQNSENRRLFEAESQDLFRDIQSLPRNAALRKLNDLIKRARLAKVHAYIISHLKKEMPSLFGREKKKEELIMRLPEIYTILQREHHISPGDFPNVAKMQDMLQHYDFSKFPSLKVKLIESVDKMLATKIAGLMAMIREEETKAPPAMVSGGAFEGSQDGPFGHGYGEGISAGADAEDWIVSRDKHRYDEIFYTLMPVNGKITGVNAKKEMTNSRLPNTVLGKIWKLADRDQDGMLDDEEFALAQHLIKVKLEGYELPTELPHHLVPPSHRKDPTADALYNHSED